The following are from one region of the Capsicum annuum cultivar UCD-10X-F1 unplaced genomic scaffold, UCD10Xv1.1 ctg78070, whole genome shotgun sequence genome:
- the LOC107873986 gene encoding putative F-box/FBD/LRR-repeat protein At4g03220, producing MNSDVTGDDRISKLPEPILHHILSFLRAKDAARMSTCSKAWDTSWNSLPYLDFGDIFDRRSKGLYVVIDQTLASRKKHKISMQRFSLWLGYYVRLSYVDRRIKILIACNMKELNLRVERHDYLANIAYSRLPNSIFAAKSLNVLSLCGFKIELPADDGRIKLSSLRLEVDETLPKLKKIDLVNLKRGCSVLQMVHIDIAATNLEDLKIDDFYGNIKTMKIASDSLKQLTICGCNNLIDVDLDTPNRIKILCFNEKFTVCLDSRKRKTAKRRWPETTMEGIGGGVRREFGESSMEVEEDDVNEDTQECCIY from the exons ATGAATAGTGATGTAACAGGTGATGATCGAATTTCAAAATTGCCAGAGCCAATTTTGCATCACATCCTGTCTTTCCTACGTGCTAAAGATGCAGCACGAATGAGTACATGTTCGAAGGCTTGGGATACTTCTTGGAATTCACTCCCCTACTTAGATTTTGGTGATATTTTCGACAGGAGGTCAAAAGGTCTGTATGTTGTTATAGATCAAACTCTAGCAAGTAGGAAAAAGCACAAGATTTCCATGCAAAGGTTCTCTCTATGGCTAGGCTATTATGTTCGACTTTCTTATGTTGACAGACGGATTAAGATACTCATAGCTTGTAATATGAAAGAGTTGAATCTAAGAGTAGAAAGACATGATTATCTAGCCAACATCGCATACAGCAGATTGCCCAATTCAATCTTTGCTGCCAAATCACTAAATGTACTGAGTTTGTGTGGATTTAAGATTGAATTGCCCGCTGATGATGGTAGGATAAAGTTATCATCTTTGCG GCTGGAAGTTGATGAGACTTTACCAAAACTGAAAAAGATTGACTTGGTAAACCTAAAACGTGGCTGTTCGGTACTCCAAATGGTTCATATTGATATTGCAGCAACTAATCTCGAAGACCTTAAGATCGACGACTTTTATGGGAATATAAAG ACTATGAAGATTGCAAGTGACAGCCTCAAACAACTGACCATATGTGGTTGTAACAATTTGATTGATGTTGACTTGGACACTCCTAATAGAATAAAGATCCTCTGCTTTAATGAGAAGTTTACCGTATGCTTGGATTCAAGGAAGCGTAAAACGGCAAAG CGAAGGTGGCCGGAGACAACGATGGAAGGAATTGGAGGTGGAGTAAGGAGGGAGTTTGGAGAATCGTCAATGGAGGTTGAAGAAGATGATGTTAATGAAGATACACAAGAATGTTGTATCTATTAA